GCGGTTTTTGCATTGATTCAGTCGTGCTTTATGAATTAATATGCAAATATTATGACTGTTTATTCCCTGGAGGACGTTTTGAATAAGTCAGCGATTTTGGTTCTGGAAGACGGAACCCAATTCCACGGTCGGGCCATTGGGGCTACAGGTTCGGCGGTGGGGGAGGTAGTTTTCAATACTTCAATGACCGGTTATCAAGAAATCCTCACAGACCCTTCCTATTCCCGCCAGATCGTCACTCTTACTTATCCCCATATCGGTAATGTTGGCACCAACGCCGCTGATGAAGAATCTTCACAGGTACATGCACAGGGGCTGGTCATTCGCGATCTGCCGCTGATCGCCAGCAACTATCGCAGCGAAGAAGATCTCGCCTCCTGGCTGAAACGCAACAATATCGTGGCGATTGCCGATATCGATACGCGTAAATTAACCCGTCTGCTGCGCGAAAAGGGCGCTCAGAACGGCTGCATCATTGCGGGCGATACGGCGGATGCGCAGCTGGCGCTGCAAAAAGCACAGGCATTTCCTGGTCTGAAAGGCATGGACCTGGCGAAAGAAGTTTGTACGCGCGAAAGCTACAGCTGGCTGCAGGGCAGCTGGACGCTGGCAGGGGAGCTGCCAGCAGCAAAAACAGAAGCCGAACTGCCTTACCATGTGGTGGCTTACGATTACGGCGTAAAACGCAATATCCTGCGAATGCTGGTGGATCGCGGCTGCCGTCTGACGGTCGTGCCTGCACAGACACCGGCGGAAGAAGTGCTGAAAATGAATCCGGACGGCATCTTCTTATCTAACGGGCCTGGCGATCCGGAACCGTGCGATTATGCCATCCGCGCTATTCAGCGTTTTCTGGAAACGGACATCCCGGTTTTCGGCATCTGTCTGGGACACCAGCTGTTAGCGCTGGCCAGCGGAGCTAAAACGGTAAAAATGAAATTAGGCCATCACGGCGGCAACCACCCGGTGAAAGACCTGGATAACAATACTGTGATGATCACTGCGCAGAACCACGGTTTCGCTGTAGATGAACACTCATTACCTGACAGACTGCGTGTGACGCATATCTCCCTGTTCGACCAGACGGTACAGGGCATCCACCGCACTGATAAACCGGCGTTCAGCTTCCAGGGCCATCCTGAAGCCAGCCCCGGCCCGCATGACGCAGCGCCCCTGTTTGATCACTTTATCGAACTGATTGAAGCGGCTCGCGCCGGACAGTAACCCTTTTCAGGAAAGGAACAGAGAAAATGCCAAAACGTACCGATATAAAATCCATCCTGATTCTGGGCGCTGGTCCGATTGTTATCGGCCAGGCGTGTGAGTTCGACTACTCCGGCGCGCAGGCCTGTAAAGCGCTGCGCGAAGAAGGTTACCGTGTCATTCTGGTCAACTCTAACCCGGCGACCATCATGACCGACCCGGAGATGGCGGACGCTACCTATATTGAGCCGATCCACTGGGAAGTGGTACGCAAAATCATTGAAAAAGAGCGCCCGGATGCGGTGCTGCCGACCATGGGCGGTCAGACGGCGCTGAACTGTGCGCTGGAGCTGGAGCGCCAGGGCGTGCTGGAAGAGTTTGGCGTTACCATGATTGGTGCGACTGCCGACGCCATTGATAAGGCGGAAGATCGCCAGCGTTTCGATAAGGCGATGAAAAAAATTGGCCTGGAAACGGCACGCTCCGGTATCGCACATACCATGGAAGAGGCGCTGAAGGTGGCAGAAGATGTCGGTTTCCCGTGCATCATTCGCCCTTCCTTTACCATGGGCGGTTCTGGCGGCGGTATTGCTTACAACCGTGAAGAGTTTGAAGAAATTTGCGAGCGCGGCCTCGATCTGTCGCCAACCAAAGAGCTGCTGATTGATGAATCGCTGATCGGTTGGAAAGAGTATGAGATGGAGGTGGTGCGCGATAAAAATGACAACTGCATCATCGTCTGCTCTATCGAAAACTTCGATCCGATGGGGATTCATACCGGCGACTCCATTACCGTTGCGCCAGCGCAGACGCTGACGGATAAAGAATATCAAATCATGCGTAACGCCTCGATGGCGGTGCTGCGTGAAATCGGCGTGGAGACCGGCGGTTCTAACGTACAGTTCGCGGTAAACCCGAAAAACGGCCGCCTGATCATTATCGAAATGAACCCGCGCGTCTCCCGCTCCTCCGCGCTGGCCTCAAAGGCTACCGGTTTCCCGATTGCTAAAGTGGCAGCGAAGCTGGCGGTTGGCTATACGCTTGATGAGTTGATGAACGATATTACCGGTGGACGCACGCCTGCTTCGTTCGAACCCTCAATCGACTATGTCGTTACCAAGATTCCGCGCTTCAACTTCGAAAAATTCGCTGGCGCTAACGATCGCCTGACCACCCAGATGAAATCGGTGGGCGAAGTGATGGCGATTGGCCGCACGCTACAGGAATCAATGCAGAAAGCGCTGCGCGGGCTGGAAGTCGGCGCTAACGGCTTCGATCCGAAGGTAAATCTTGATGATGCCGACGCGCTGACGCGCATTCGTCGCGAGCTGAAAGATGCCGGTGCCGAGCGTATCTGGTACGTGGCTGATGCTTTCCGCGCCGGTCTGTCGGTTGATGGTGTTTTCAACCTGACCAATATCGACCGCTGGTTCCTGGTACAGATTGAAGAGCTGGTGCGCCTTGAAGAGCGCGTGGCTCAGGAAGGTGCCAATGGCCTTAACGCTGATTTCCTGCGCACGCTGAAGCGTAAAGGGTTCGCCGATGCGCGCCTGGCACAGCTGGCTGGCGTCAGCGAAGTGGAAATTCGCAAGCTGCGTCAGCAGTACAAGCTGCATCCGGTTTACAAGCGCGTCGATACCTGCGCCGCTGAATTTGCTACCGATACCGCCTATATGTACTCCACTTATGAAGAGGAGTGCGAAGCCAATCCGAACCAGGATCGTGAAAAGATTATGGTGCTGGGCGGCGGGCCAAACCGTATCGGTCAGGGTATTGAGTTTGATTACTGTTGTGTACACGCTGCGCTGGCATTGCGTGAAGATGGTTACGAAACCATCATGGTTAACTGCAACCCGGAAACCGTTTCTACCGACTACGATACCTCTGACCGTCTCTACTTTGAGCCGGTTACGCTGGAAGACGTGCTGGAAATCGTGCGCATCGAACAGCCGAAAGGCGTGATCGTCCAGTACGGCGGTCAGACGCCGCTGAAGCTGGCGCGAGCGCTGGAAGCGGCGGGCGTCCCGGTTATCGGCACCAGCCCGGATGCTATCGACCGTGCAGAAGACCGCGAACGTTTCCAGCAGGCGGTTGATCGCCTCGGCCTGAAACAGCCGGCAAACGCCACGGTGACCGCGCTGGATCAGGCAGTGCAGCGTGCGGTAGAAATCGGCTATCCGCTGGTGGTGCGTCCTTCCTATGTACTGGGTGGACGGGCGATGGAAATTGTCTACGACGAGCAGGATCTTAAGCGCTACTTCCAGACGGCGGTTTCCGTTTCCAACGATGCGCCGGTGCTGTTGGATCGCTTCCTTGATGATGCGGTGGAAGTAGATGTCGATGCCATCTGCGACGGCGAGCGCGTGTTGATTGGCGGCATCATGGAGCATATCGAGCAGGCTGGCGTACACTCCGGCGACTCCGCCTGTTCACTGCCGGCCTACACGCTGAACAACGATATTCAGAACGTGATGCGCCAGCAGGTTGAAAAACTGGCCTTTGAGCTCTGCGTTCGCGGCCTGATGAACGTGCAGTTTGCGGTGAAAGACAATGAGGTTTACCTGATTGAGGTTAACCCACGTGCCGCGCGTACCGTGCCTTTCGTGTCAAAAGCGACCGGCGTGCCGCTGGCAAAAGTGGCCGCGCGCGTAATGGCGGGTAAATCCCTGGCAGAGCAGGGCGTGACCGAAGAGGTGATTCCGCCTTACTACTCGGTAAAAGAAGTGGTGCTGCCGTTCAACAAGTTCCCTGGCGTTGACCCGATTCTGGGGCCAGAAATGCGCTCCACCGGCGAAGTGATGGGCGTTGGCCGCACCTTTGCCGAGGCGTTTGCCAAAGCGATGCTCGGTTCGCAGTCCAATATGAAGAAACAGGGACGTGCGCTGCTGTCGGTACGTGAAGGCGATAAAAAACGTGTCGTTGACCTTGCCGCCAAGCTGCTGAAGTATGGCTTCGAGCTGGATGCGACCCACGGTACGGCGGTTGTGCTGGGCGAAGCGGGCATCAATCCGCGCCTGGTGAACAAAGTGCATGAAGGGCGTCCACATATCCAGGATCGTCTGAAAAACGGTGAGTATAGCTATATCGTTAATACCACCGCCGGGCGCCAGGCGATTGAGGATTCCCGCGTAATTCGCCGCAGCGCGCTGCAATACAAGGTGCATTACGACACCACGCTGAACGGCGGTTTTGCCACGGCGATGGCACTGAATGCCGATCCAACGGAGCAGGTTATTTCTGTGCAGGAAATGCATGCAAAAATAAACCGTTAAATATATGCTCTTTTCAACCGATAACGGCTCCTCAGGGAGCCGTTTTTTTATGGTTAACGGCAGGCGCTCCAGGTGCTTTTCCTGCTCTCTGACTGCGCAATAACACTGCGCTGAGCTACACTTAACCTACTGAGAATATCAATGAAACTAACAACATGCGCTGTTTCCCGCTACCTCGGTGTTGGCCTGCTGGTCGCGCTGCCTTTTGCCAGTCAGGCAGAAATTACCCTGATTAAACAGGCGGCAGAACCGGACGATGCGTTAAGCCGTCTGAAGTTTACCGTCGGCGGTAGTATCCGACCGCAGTTTAATAACATTACCGGCGACAGCGATCGCGGTTCCTATAAGCGTAACGGCTTTGATGGCGGTACGCGCTTCCGCTTCGGCGCAGAATATTATCTGACACAGGATGTCAGCTGGCTGGGCTACTACGAACTGGGCGTTAACATTCCGGCGCTGTTTAACTGGGATAATCACTACGCCGAAGGCGCACGCGATACTTCGCGCCGTCAGCTTTATACCGGTTTCAAAAGCCAGCGCTGGGGCCAGCTGACGTTTGGTCAACAGAACAGCGTTTACTATGATGTGGTCGGCGCTAAAACCGATATATGGGATTACGATATGCTGGCTCAGGCGTCCGGCATCGGCATTAACGGCGATTACGATGGGTCCTACCGTGCGCGCAAGCAGCTGAAATATAAAAACAGCTTTGGTGATGCCGATATTTATGCGGCCTGGCTGCTGGAAGATACTGAATATCTGCCGGGTAACGGCCTGCGCTATAAGCGTCAGGGCGGCGGATCGCTGGGCGTGGATTACCACCTGACGCCGGATCTTACCTGGGGCACCGCCTGGAACTATACCCGCGCTGAAATGCGTAATCCGGGCAACGGCGACAGCAAAGGCTACGATCAGAATATTATCGGGACGGCGCTAAGCTGGAAACCGGATAACTGGACGCTGGCCGTGGGCGGCGGCTGGTATCAAAACTTCTCGCCCAGCAAAAAGCGCAGCGTTGATACCTATTTTGCCAACGAAGCCTGGGGCGTAGAGTATTACCTCGGCTACAACATACCGGTACAGCGCTACGCGGTGAAATCGGTTCAGCCTTATGTAATGGGCGATCGTCTGGAATATACCAGCGGACGTGATTATCAGCGTATTGATAACGGCGTTGGCGTAACGCTGCAGCTGGATTACGGCTTCCGTATCGACTATGAACACGTCTTCACTTCCAGCACCGACGATTTGGGCGATATGAACCTGGTTCGTCTGCGTTACGATTTCTGATAACGGCCTGCTGTAACAATGTATAAAGCCTGAAGGTGATGACGCCTTCAGGCTTTATTATCTTCTACAGGTCGGGCACAGCGGAGTACCGCAGAGGGCCGCGTTATTTTTTCGCCAGTTTAGTTTCTTGTTTTTCTCCAGCTGCCGCGATGGATTCAGAAGCGACTGGCGTAGCGGTCAGGCCAATTACGTTTGTTTTGACGTCGCTTTTGCGTGAGGTATCTGCATTACCAACAAATATGCCGCCTTTTTTCACCGACAGCGCTTCATAATTCAGCGTGCCATGTATGTTGGCATGCTCATCAATATCAATCGATTGGGCTTTACATTCGCCATGCACGTTACCGTTAATTATCAGTTCAAGACAGGTAATATTGCCATTTACCAGGCCGTTTCTCATCACTTTTACCAGTCCGTCTTTAACGGTGATATTACCCTGCACTTCACCGTACACATATACCTGACCAATTGCGGTAATGTTTCCTTCAAAGCAAACATCACGAGCGATAACGGTATTGCTTATTTTTTCCTGTGGCTGGGGCGCATCAGGCTCAGCCTTTTCAACCGGCATTGCGAACGGGGCGATTTCCTTCTCAGTGGGAACTTCTGCTGGTTTGTTTTGTTTTCTGAACATGCGAAAAACCTTCCGTTGTAATACATATAGTAAAAATGAACCTGCTGCCAGCAGACCTAAAATCACTGTCCATGTGGAGGAATAGAAACTGGTTATCAATCCCAGGAACCAGAAGCAAAGTCCAGTATTAAAAAAAACGTATTGCCTGTCCATCTTGGCTTTACCAGGGCTCCATATGCTGTGTAAAAAGGAGTGAATAACCCGGATCGGTTTCCACATCGATGTGGATAGTTAATATTTTCTTTAGCAGCATCGGCTTCAATAAGCAGGGCTGGTTATATTTCAGAGGTATTGCGTCTTCGATCCGATATGTTTAACGACTTGTTTTTAATTAGTGAAAGAAACCCTCCCGGAAATAATAGGTTGATTCTTATCCCTGACCAATTTTGAGCTAAACGGTTTTCCAGAATCGAGAGGGCGTTCCTGTATAAAGGGAACCGTGGATTGATCAAACGCTCAGCCAGTAAAATTATCGTTATTTCATCCGAATAATCAAGCCGGGTTTCCCTTTTTTACCGGTGAATAACGAAGGATGATGTTATATAAACGTTATCTTAAAGCTTTATATATCAGCACAAATTAATTTTTAGATATTAATTTTTAGGTCAATATATATTAACCTTCGATATGGCGTCCGATGTGTCCGTAATTTAACGCTAAATAAGTCAGATATTTTTCTTTAGCGAAAGGATGAACAACGTCTGGCTTTACTGCCGTAGCTGCGCATTGTCAGGGGTTGGATAGCTTACAGGCGACTCCTGCAACTTTTGTCTCGCGTTTTTCGCTCCCTGCGGCGTTGGTAAATCGTCAGCGGTTTACCTGGCAAAGACAGGGGTTTTGCCCCGGTAACGCACTTTAACAACCTTTACGTAAATCCCTTCATCAGCCTATCGACGAAAGTTTCGCCTTTCCGTATGATGGCGCCAATTTTACACCCTGTAGAGTAACCTATGATGATAAGCCTGATAGCGGCTTTAGCAGCCGATCGCGTTATTGGGATGGAAAACGCCATGCCGTGGGATCTGCCTGCGGATCTGGCGTGGTTTAAACGCAATACGTTAAACAAACCGGTAGTGATGGGACGCCTGACATGGGAGTCAATCGGACGTCCGCTGCCCGGTCGCCACAATATTGTGGTTAGCAGCCAGCAAGGCCAAAAAACGGAAGGCGTGACCTGGGTGAGCTCGCTGGAAGAAGCGCTGGCGGCAGCGGGTGAGGTGGAAGAGGTTATGGTAATCGGTGGCGGACGTATCTATGAACAGATGCTGGATCGCGCCGATCGTCTTTACCTGACGCACATCGATGCGGAAGTAGAAGGCGATACCCATTTTCCTGACTATGAACCGGATGAGTGGCAGTCGGTATTCAGCGAGTTTCACGATGCTGATGAAAAAAATTCCCACAGCTACTGCTTTGAAATTCTTGAGCGCCGTCGCTAAAGGCGCTCTGAAATGCTCTCTTCAGCCCTGTTTCGCAGGGCTGCTATGATTTCTTCCCTGCATGTACGGCGGTTGGCGAAACATCATCGCCGCTGGCACTTTGCAAACGGTTGGAAGGCTGAATAAACAGCTGACGATCTTCCCAACGCAGCATGGTCAGCGTGCCACCCCAGCAGCAGCCGGTATCCAGAGCGATAATGCCTTCCGGCGTGCCTTTCCCTTCCAGCGAAGCCCAGTGACCAAAGACAATGGTATAGTCGCGCGCGACCGGGCCTGCGATATCGAACCAGGGCTTAAGCGGCGGCGGGGCAGAGCCGGGCGCATCTTTGCAGATCATATCCAGCTGCCCGTTAGGAAAGCAGTAACGCATACGCGTCAGCGCATTGGTGCTGAAACGCAGGCGTGCCAGCCCGGTTAGCTCCGGGGTCCAGTTATTGGGCATATCGCCATACATTGCGTTCAGGAATAACGGATAGCTGTCGCTTGACAGCACCGATTCCACCTCGCGTGCACACACTTTTGCGGTTTCAATATCCCACTGTGGCGTAATGCCCGCGTGCGCCATCACCAGCTTTTTCTCTTCGTCCACCTGCAACAGCGGCTGCCGACGCAGCCAGTTAATCAGCTCATCGGCGTCGGGCGCTTCCAGCAGCGGCGTAATGCGATCCTTGGGCTTATTACGGCTGATACCGGCGTATACCGCTAACAGATGCAGGTCATGGTTGCCCAGCACGATGCGCACCGCGTTGCCCAGCGAACGCACGTAGCGCAGTACGTCCAGTGAACCAGGGCCGCGCGCTACCAGATCGCCGGTAAGCCACAGCGTATCCTTTTCAGCGTCAAAGGCGACCTGCTGCAACAGAGACTGCATTTCATCGTAGCAGCCATGAATGTCGCCAATCAGATATGTACTCATGAATGTGTTACCCGGATAAGAAACGGCAAACCCGGCCGCAGCCGGGTTGTTCATCAATGAATGCGCGAGGGAACCGCGAGGCGGAAAACCGGTATATCGACATAAAACTGCTCGCCCCGATCGTCAATCATCACGTAGTGCCCCTGCATGGTGCCCATTGGGGTCTCGAGTACGGCACCGCTGGTGTACTGGTATTCATCCCCTGGCATGATATGCGGCTGCTCGCCAATTACGCCATCTCCCTGGACTTCTGTTTCGCGTCCGTTGCCGTTGGTGATTAACCAGTAGCGGCTTAATAGCTGCACGTTGTCTCGCCCCAGATTGCGGATAGTGATGGTATAAGCGAACACGTAACGATCTTCATCCGGGGCAGATTGCGATTCGACGTAAAAACTTTGTACCTGAACACACACTCGGGACGATTCATTCATGCGTTAACTCTCCTGCGTCTCAGGGTGCGCAGTTAACCAGTTTGCTAACTGACAATATTGAGCAACGGTGACATTTTCCGCCCGCAGGCTGCCATCGATACCCAGATTTTCCATCACTTCGGCGCTGAACAGATGGCCGAGGCTGTTACGCAGCGTTTTACGGCGCTTGCCGAAGGCTTCCATCGTAATGCGGCTCAGCGCACGCACATCGGTTACCGGGTGTGGCTGCGTGGCATGTGGCACCAGGCGAACCACGGCGGAATCAACTTTCGGTGCTGGCGTAAAGGATTCTGGCGGCACTTCCAGCACCGGAATCACCTGGCAATAGTATTGCGCCATTACGCTCAGACGACCATAGGCTTTACTGTTCGGCCCGGCTACCAGGCGGTTGACCACCTCTTTTTGCAGCATAAAGTGCATATCTTTGATCGCATCAGTATAGCTGAAAAGGTGGAACATCAACGGCGTAGAGATATTGTAGGGCAGGTTGCCGAAGACGCGCAGCGGCTGACCTTTCTCTGCGGCGAGGCGGGAGAAATCGAAGGTCATGGCATCCTGCTGATAGATGGTTAGCTTTGGCCCGAGAAACGGATGCGTTTGCAGGCGCGCGGCCAGATCGCGGTCCAGCTCAATAACAGTCAGCGCATCAAGGCGCTCGCCCACGGGCTCGGTCAGAGCGCCCAGGCCGGGGCCGATTTCCACCATCGCCTCGCCGGGCTGTGGATGGATAGCCGCAACGATGCTGTCAATAATGTAGGTGTCGTTAAGGAAGTTTTGTCCGAAACGTTTGCGGGCGAAATGCCCCTGGTGGACGCGATTATTCATTGACTTCTTTGATCATAGTAATGGCGAGATTAAGCGCCGTAATAAAGCTTCCCGCATCGGCGTTGCCCTGACCGGCCAGTTCCAGCGCGGTACCGTGGTCAACGGAGGTACGGATAAAAGGTAAACCGAGGGTAATATTTACCGCACGGCCAAAGCCCTGGTATTTCAACACCGGCAGCCCCTGGTCGTGATACATCGCCAGCACCGCATCGGCATGTTGCAGATATTTCGGCTGGAACAGCGTATCCGCCGGTAGCGGGCCGGTCAGCTGCATTCCCTGCTGGCGTAACGTATCCAGTGCCGGAATAATGGTGTCGATCTCTTCGTGGCCCATATGTCCGCCTTCTCCCGCGTGCGGATTTAGTCCACACACCAGAATATGCGGCTGGGCGATACCGAACTTGCGCTGCAAATCCTGATGCAGGATGGTAATCACCTCGCGCAGGCTTGCTTCGGTAATAGCATCTGAAACTGCTTTTAACGGCAGATGCGTGGTTGCCAACGCTACACGCAGTGTTTCAGTCGCCAGCATCATCACCACGCGCTCGCAGGCGGCGCGCTCGGCGAAAAATTCGGTGTGGCCGCTGAAGGCGATACCGGCATCGTTAATGACGCCTTTGTGTACCGGACCGGTAATCAGCGCGGCGAATTCTCCGCTCAGGCAGCCATCGCAGGCGCGGGTCAGGGTATCCAGCACGTAGCGACTGTTGGCTACCGCAAGTTCGCCTGCGGTAACCGGCGCTGCCAGCGCTATCGGCAGGATAGTCAGCGTACCTGCCTGCTGCGGCTGAGCGGGTACATCTGGCTGATAGTCACGCAGGGAGAGAGGCAGACCGAGGCGCTTTGCACGGTCAGCGAGCAGCTGCGGCGAGGCGCAGACGACCAGCTCAACCGGCCAGTCACGCTGCGCCAGCTGTATGGCAACATCGGGACCAATCCCGGCGGGTTCGCCGGGAGTGATAACTACGCGGGTATTACTGAGCATTGGCATCCAGGATCTTAACGTAGGCGCTGGCGCGCTGTTCCTGCATCCAGGTTTGCGCTTCTTCAGCAAACTTGCGATTGAACAGCAGACGATAAGCGCGTTCTTTCTGCGCCGCGTCGGTTTTATCAACTTTACGTGTATCCAGCAGCTGAATCAGGTGCCAGCCAAAGGATGAGTGAACCGGCTGGCTGGTTTCGCCTTTATTCAGACGCAGCAGCGCATCGCGGAAAGCCGGATCGTAGATTTCCGGGGAATTCCAGCCCAGGTCACCGCCCTGGTTAGCCGAGCCAGGATCGTCGGAGAACTGTTTCGCTGCGGCAGCGAAGCTGAGTTTACCGCTTTTGATATCGCTGGCGATCTGCATCATTTTCTGACGAGCCTGATCGTCGGTCAGGATCGGCGATGGTTTCAGCAGGATATGGCGCGCATGAACCTCGGTAACGGAGATATTCTGGCTTTCGCCGCGCAGGTCATTCACTTTCAGAATATGAAAACCGACGCCGGAGCGAATCGGGCCGACGATATCGCCTTTTTTAGCGGTGCTGAGCGCCTGAGCAAACAGCGTCGGCAGCTCTTCAATTTTACCCCAGCCCATATTGCCGCCCTGCAACGCCTGCGGATCGGCGGAGTAGGTGACCGCCAGCTTGCCGAAGTCTGCACCGCTGCGCAGCTCGCCAACCAGCTGTTTCGCCAGTTTTTCCTGATCGTCAACCTGCTGCTGTGACGGATTTTCCGGCAGCGCCAGCAGAATATGGCTGATATTCAGCTCGGTACCCTGCGCGTTCTGCGCGCCCATCTGCGTAGCCAGCGTATCGACTTCCTGCGGCAGAATCGTGACGCGACGGCGCACTTCGTTGTTACGCACTTCCGCTATCTGCATCTCTTTGCGGATCTGCTCACGATAAGCGTTGTAGTTGACGCCATCGTACGCCAGGCGGCTGCGCATCTGATCCATGGTCATGCGGTTTTGCGCGGCAATATTCCCGATCGCCTGATCCAGCTGTTGATCGGTGATCTGCACGCCCATCTGCTTGCCCATTTGCAGAATAATGTTGTCCATCACCAGACGTTCAACGATCTGATGACGCAGGGTGCGATCGTCGGGCAGCTGTTGTCCGGCCTGCTGCGCCTGCGCTTTTACAGAGCGCATCATGCCATCAACGTCACTTTCCAGCACGACGCCGTTGTTGACCACGGCGGCGACTTTATCAACTACCTGCGGGGCTGCGATCGCGGTGTTAGCGGCCAGCGCCACACCCAGTATCAGCATTCTCCAGTTCTTCATACGTTTTCCATTTTTCTTTCCGCACTGCGGGTTTGCTTGTCAAACATTACAACATCAGAAAGCGCGCTGGTAAGGCATAATGCCCTCACGTAGCATTTGGTTGCTGCCGAGCCCATAATTTGAACTCAGACCACGCAACTCAATGTTGAATGAGATTTGGTTTTCATACTTGCTGTTGTCGTTTTCCCAGCCGTTGATCTTGCGCTGGTAACCCACGCGGATGGCGTAGCAGCACGAGCTGTACTGCAGACCCACCAGTTGCTCAGCGGCCTGTTTTTCCTTGGTATCGTAGTAGTAAGCACCCACGATTGACCAGGCGTCAGCTATCGGCCAGCTGGCAGTCATACCGACCTGCGAGATACCGTTCTCGTAAATCGGGTTGTTGCTAATGTTGCGGTTCAGGGCGCTGGCCACATATTCCGGGCTGCTGTAACGGTAGTTCAGCTGCACCATGCGGTCGGCGTCACGGCGATATTCCAGCACCGCGTTGCCCTGCGCAACATTATCCAGACGCGTATCGTACTGCAAACCGCCACGAACGCCCCAGCGATCGCTGACGCGCCAGTAAGAGTCACCGGCCCAAATCAGGCTGCCGGTATCGTCCTGTTCGTTGGTGGTGTTCAGCCCGGTGCGCGATGGGGTAAACGAGTAGATTTGACCCACGGACAGGTTAAAACGTTCAACCAGATCGTTATCATAAATACGTGTGGTCAAGCCGCTGGCGACCTGGTTAGCCGAGGCGATACGATCGAGGCCGCTGTAGGTACGATCGCGGAACAGGCCGGTGTAGTCAGTTTGCAGCAGCGTGGAGTCGTAAGCCTGAATATGGCTTTGATCGCGGTACGGAATATACAGGTACTGTAGGCGTGGCTCCAGCGTCTGGGTATAACCCTCCGCCCAGTTCATATTGCGGTCGAACACCATGCGTCCATCCACTTTAAACTGCGGCATGACGCGGTTAACGTCTTCTTTTAGCTGGTTATTCTCATTACGCGGCTGCGCATTGTAGTATTCGACGTCGCTCTGCTGATAATGGGTTGCCAGCAGTTTGGCTTCGGTGTTGATGCTCCCCCAGTCGTTGGAGAGCGGCAGGTTAATGGTAGGTTCCAGGTGCAGGCGCACCGCGTCCGGCAAATCGTCATTGACGTTGGTGAACTGTACCGCCTGGGCGTAAAGATGGGTATCGAACGGGCCGACATCATTTTTATAATAGTTGAAGTCGAACTGCGGCTGCGCACGATAAACGTTGCGCGTCCGGTTGGTATCAAATACCTGGAAGTCTTTACTGGAGAGCGTGGCATCCCAGTTGGTATCCGCATAGCCAACGCTGAACTTCTGCGTGGCGTAGCCGTCGGTAGTGGAGTAGTACCGGGAATCAAGGTCCTGGAAATACCAGGGATCGCTGACTTTGGTATAGTCGGCGTTAAAGCGCCAGTGCTGCTGATAGAC
The sequence above is a segment of the Mixta intestinalis genome. Coding sequences within it:
- the lptD gene encoding LPS assembly protein LptD — translated: MKKRIPTLLATMIGAALYSQYTLADDLMSQCMLGVPSYNRPLVQGDANQLPVTIHSDNARGNYPDDAVFTGKVDIQQGNSRLQSDEIQLHQRQLPGQTEPVRTVDALGNVHYDDNQVILKGPKAWSNLNTKDTNVWNGNYQMVGRQGRGDADQMKLRGNSRYTILEKGSFTSCLPGSNSWSVVGSQIIQDREEQVAEIWNARVKIGAVPVFYSPYLQLPIGDRRRSGFLIPNAKYSNNDGLQFALPYYWNIAPQMDATITPNYLSKRGLQWQNEFRYLSQAGSGLIEFDYLPSDDEYKRDAAARNSSDGDSNRWLFYWRHSGVYQQHWRFNADYTKVSDPWYFQDLDSRYYSTTDGYATQKFSVGYADTNWDATLSSKDFQVFDTNRTRNVYRAQPQFDFNYYKNDVGPFDTHLYAQAVQFTNVNDDLPDAVRLHLEPTINLPLSNDWGSINTEAKLLATHYQQSDVEYYNAQPRNENNQLKEDVNRVMPQFKVDGRMVFDRNMNWAEGYTQTLEPRLQYLYIPYRDQSHIQAYDSTLLQTDYTGLFRDRTYSGLDRIASANQVASGLTTRIYDNDLVERFNLSVGQIYSFTPSRTGLNTTNEQDDTGSLIWAGDSYWRVSDRWGVRGGLQYDTRLDNVAQGNAVLEYRRDADRMVQLNYRYSSPEYVASALNRNISNNPIYENGISQVGMTASWPIADAWSIVGAYYYDTKEKQAAEQLVGLQYSSCCYAIRVGYQRKINGWENDNSKYENQISFNIELRGLSSNYGLGSNQMLREGIMPYQRAF